The region ctctgtcagattgaatggggagtgtcgctgcacaactattttccgTTCTCTAGAGATGTTAGATCTTGTTCAAGTCCGgtcactggctgggccactcaaggacattcagagacttgtcctgaagccactcctgcattttcttggctgtgttcttagggtagttatcccgttggaaggtgaacctttgccccagtctgagtgttctggagcaggttttcatgaagtaTCGCTCTATAAAtcgttccctcgatcctgactagtctcccagtccctgctgctgaaaaacatccccacagcaagatgctgccacaacatgcttcactgtagggatggtgcctggtttcctccagacgtgacgcttggaattcaggtcaaagagttcaaccttggtttcatcagaccttatttctcatggtcagagtcctttaggtgccttttggcaaactccaagcgggctgtcatgtacattttacagaggagtggcttccgtctggccactctgtaGCAGCTCTACTATGCACCGCATGAGAACCAAGaaatgaagagcgacaccacggctgtcttttaggcttttatgttgatctgcaatagtattgtgaaaagacaggacaggaacacatcagtctccaatgcaccatCTGACAAGCTGTTCTACACAagagcatgaagaaaggtaaaacacatatcctgtctcacatccccaatacattgctaggtgctttcagtgttgacagtaccaaaatacaacaactcatgtacaaaaacactgcaacacaaacaagttacaatGTGAAATCGCCTTTATCCCATTCAGACCTTAGAGGGCCAAAACTACATCTCCCATAATGCAACACCATCACTAGTTGGTAGCTCAGCTAGCCGTCTGCATCACAGAaaggcatgctagctagcaacacttttagcactctctaaactatattaataacaataaaactctgaaagttacgtGTTTCAATAGTCTCACACtcccttataacaatatctacagcattaaccttgggatgttttatttatttcacgttacggacttctacaaaggagtaatctgcaacctgtacctttctctctcagtgttttcccagactgaggagagcgggatctatgggtagtaccagggtgttagtaggtgacgtaagcacccagataaaataaaatacatttaatgaaataaaacccgaagatgttaacatcattcagcaaCTGTAGCTGCCcacctaacatcaacaggcatcaccagtagcgcaacaattacAATTAGAAACCAAAAGCaaagttcctggcgatcatagcgatctgactccccccttctgtctgaacttggaacattcctgttcgcgggctttggccactgaccctcaacctgattgttctgctctgcgttgtgtactattccAATAATCTGAAGTttgctggaataaccattttaactctactacaaCTCTAtgaaaaaggcctgattggtatgGAGtcctgtagagatggttgtccttctggaaggttctccaatctccatagaggaactctggaactctgtcagagtgaccattgggttcttggtcacctccctgacaaaggcccttctcccctgattgctcagtttggccgggcagccagttctaggaatagtcttggtgtttccaaattTAATTTATcctttaactaagcaagtcagttaagaacaaaattcttatttacaatgacggcctaccccggccaaacctggacgacgctgggccaattgtgtgccaccctaagGGGCTCcgaatcacagccggttgtgatacagcctggatttgaaccagggactgtagtgacgcctcttgcactgagatgcagtgccttagtccgctgcgccactcgggagcaccatttaagaataatggaggccactgtgttcttgtgggccttcaatgctgcagaaatgttttggtacccttccccagatctgtgcctcaacacaattctgtcttggagctctacggacaattcctatacgacctcatggcttggtttttgctctgacatgcactgtcaactgtgggaccatatatagacaggtgtgtgcctttccaaatcatgttcaatcatttgaatttaccacaggtggactccagccaagttgtagaaacatctcaagaatgatcactggaaacaagatgcacttcaactcaatttcgagtctcatagcaaagggtctgaatactttcgtaaataaggtatttcagttttttatttgtaatacatttgcaaaaatgtctaaacctgtttttgctttgttactatgcggtattgtgtgtagattgatgaggaacgtgttatttaatcaattttagaataaggctgtaacgcaacaaaatgtggaaaaagtcaagggggctgaatactttcagaatccACTGTGATTCTATGttctggccaatgattataatggccattctgatccaaccataaagtcatacattgtgcctctggcctgagaggatggaagttcaacatagctagatgtagtaggctaatatTAACAAGCTGGCTAATCGTTGCACATGAAGGGAAGTAAGACTAGCAAGCAAccattttagccaggtagtctaggacaacaaaaactaaaagcgtgtactgtatgacaaagtcatagactgtttcagcaacatgaaagagaggaggatggcattgacgtttctctacaagtagggtgagtcaacatgtttttttctacttacgcactcacacgcacgcacgcacgcacgcacacacacacacacacaaagttaatttgactaaattgtttttggtatcttttagttgtcactgtattaggcTAAGCAGAGGTGAGTTGATGATGTTGacgttgaaatggtgctggaataatgGAGGCAGCTCCTGATTTCTTTGTGATAACTggtgttctaaatcaatagttgtatCGTAGtccaaaaatgtcaaaaacatgAACTTGCTTTACCATGCTGTAGGTGATGTTACTGTACatacaatatgctttgtggacttcccTAGACAGAGGTTGCTATCCGGAAAAgtttggttgaatttattctgccactctgTCTTCTTGtcgtctcggccttaggcctatatatcacggtgtcaaggcatatgaactaacaggttacagagcaaacaacgcaattatcacaacacataggttgtactATGGCTTTTATTTTTCTGTCTTGGCTTCCCCATTGATTTGCCCCACTCACTGCTAATGATTCTCCCTAGTCTGGGAGCCAGATATTCTGCTGCTTCAGCCAACTCCTTCCCTGCTGTCATACCAAACATGTTTTGTCATAGCAGTCATCATTGGCTGAAGCACTAAGACTGCAAGACTGACATCCAGGCTATGTCCACAATTCTTTACTCCTGCCTAGTGCCTATATGCTTAACAATGgtgtttttctctttctgtccTACAGCCTCCTGTTCATTTGACAAGAGGTACAACCTCCTGGAAAACACTAGCAGTCTCATTCACAACAGGGCCAGAATAAATTCTGCTTACACACCAAGATTCTCAATTTATACAGACAATGCAGACACAGTCTGATGCcatcactgctctctctctctctgtgtgtgtgtgtgtgtgtgtgtgtgtgtgtgtgtgtgtgtgtgtgtgtgtgtgtgtgtgtgtgtgtgtgtgtgtgtgtgtgtgtgtgtgtgtgtgtgtgtatgtatgcagtaTTAGTTTTAGTCTGGCTAGTTTGGCGAGACATAATTATACTCTCAAAAGAAGGAGGGAATTTTGGCTgcgacagaaagggagagagaggagagagaaagaaagagagggagagagtgagtagGTCAGGTAGTCATAGATACTATAGTTGTAGGATtcatccatgtttttattttgctGGACCAATCCTCCATAGCTTTATGAAGCACTTGACAATTTAGAAACACAACATGGGATAACCATACCATTAGAATAAGTTATCATTGTAATTATATGGTAGTAACAGAACAAGACATGGAGATATCCTATTGGATAAAGCCGCCGTGTTGATTTGCTAGTCGTCCAATCAGCTGCCAGAACTCCAGGAAGGTGAGCTCTCCATCGTTGTTCTCGTCAATTGAGTCCATGAGTCGGCCGATGACAGCTGGGTCACCAGCGTTCTACAGGGAGGCAATGAGGGCCGTCAGAATCACTAGTTAAGAggcttcctttcctcttctcaGATTCAGAACCACACTGACTGATCTGATTATGCTTGTCAGAAAAGCCACGTGACGAGAAGAAACCTTTCTACCATCTGAGGTCATGAGAAGGGAACAAGGAAATTAAGCTATTTTCTAGGTGTCACTATTTGGCCATTCTAGAAAGGATGGCGGTACAGCACTTTACAAGCACAAATGCAAATGTCCATTTTAGTATGGCCATACTGATATACCACAGGAGGCAGAGGTTGGAAGGACAAGAGGCATCTGTGCTGTCTATGTCCCCATCTAGAGGAAATTAAGTGGACCAAAAACTGATGTTGTAGCTCACCAACCCTGCTCCTAGAGAGCTAAAGGGTGGATGCTTTTGTTACAGCCCAGCACTAATCATCAAGCTGAATCAGTTGTATTATAGCTGGACTGGAATAAAAGCCTGTGATCACGGGTTATTATAGTATTACTCAAACGTTACCACAGTATAATTAACATGTAATTACCTTAACGAAGTTGGGGAGTTGTGTTTTGACCAGGCTCTGGAACTCATCTCTGCTCAGTGTGTCTGAGGATCCATCACTTCCAGCAAACGCCTTGAACTGGGACACGAGTACACCAATGGCTGACTCcatcactgacagagagagagacatgggaagAAAGAATGGAGAAGAGGTAGTGTTCTAATGGGACTAAACAGAATGCAATacagacacagaggagaggttaTTGAACTGAAAAATCATCTAAATACGTAGATAAAATACTACAGACCAAGTCAAAGACAGCATTGAGAAAAAACAGCAAGTGttacagaggaggagagaaagagacaggaggacaggagataGAAACATTaaacagagagggagataaaagATAGATGTATATTCAACTTATAGAGAAATATGGAGGTAGATTAGAATGATTAACTCACCTGGACACTGCTGCCGGTGGCTGAGGTGGTGAGTGTGTTGAGGTGGTATGTGTGAAGGcaagtttctctctctcgctctctctttttctctcttataCTCACCTCCTCTTCATAAAATCAAGCCCCCCCCTCATCTCTTGTAAATGTTTCTTATGTCATGGCGTCCATTCTGTCCACTTCAAggttaaggtgtctgtaatagtgTAAGCTAAATTACCCCACACTGACCACTGGTTTCTTTCCATGACGTGATTATTGGATTTATACAACACTGAAAAGCACTCACCTTCAGACAGGAAACCACACGTGTTCATTTAACCATTTATTATTAAAGATTACAATACCTTAGTCTAGGCGTTAGGCTCTGCTCCTTCGGGGTAGCTCACTGCTAGAGCATGCATAATATTAAGCTAATATTAATTACAGGCAGAGGGCAAGGTGTGCTATACCAATCACCCTGCAGGAAGGAAACACAGAACCTAACAGGTGGAGGCTGTGGTGGCTGGTGGGTAAGCAGAAAACAGACATGTTACAGCAATAGTACTGTACGTCACCAAGAACACCAGCGCATAGCTTATGTGTGGCAGCCATCATAGAAGTGTGTGCAGAACCTGGTGGACTAAATAGACCGCCATATTAACGTAGAGTGATGATCTCATTGATGCAATATCAGCTGATGCAACACCCAGGTTTCCTGTCTGGCTGCCATATGAATGTAAAAAGTCGCTATGCTTATGCTAAAACCTCTCAGAACACCTCTTCTGGTTTACTTAGCTTTGGGCGGGACAAATCAACTTCATCATCAGCAGAAATGAGGGATTGTGTATTGCATGTTTCGCCCTTTGGCTTGCATTTAGAATATTAGATTGATTTGAGCCTGTCTTGATTCAAATCTAACATCAGTGTTATAAAGTCAGATTTACTGTGAGTGTAGTTACGTGTGTCTCTCATTCTGACCAGAGTCAAAGGGTAGCAAATGATTCCCACCCTCTAGCATGAGTGGCATCTCCTCTCCTAGTCAAACTATATCTAACATTAACCTCACAACTAATGAGACACCGAGGAGTCTGAATCCAACTCCACTGAGTGAGGGGTTTGATGTGACATCATGCACGTATACATTCATGCTCACACACTCACAGGAAATGCACAGTTTAATTCCATTGCAGTTGAATGTCAGTTTAATAATTGAGCAAACAGAGCGATAAGGATATAACTACAAAAGCATTTGTCCAACACTACTCTATTATCTTATGtatttgaaaatgaaacacacacacacagggctttgTCTGAAGGTTTAGACTATTCCAAATCTTAAAAAGACACGTCCCCCATTTATTCATGCAAAGCTGTAGAAATGCATCATCAGCATGATTAGTCAGCAGCTATCACACAGACCGGAATGGCTTATTAACCCTCATCTCTCAGCCTGTAGCAATGGATGTCTCTAGTGATGACAAGACACACTGTCCTTCTGCTGCAGAGGGTTAGAACGAACAGGCCCTGGTACTTACTGAGGAGAGGG is a window of Salmo trutta chromosome 37, fSalTru1.1, whole genome shotgun sequence DNA encoding:
- the LOC115176580 gene encoding protein S100-A11-like; the protein is MESAIGVLVSQFKAFAGSDGSSDTLSRDEFQSLVKTQLPNFVKNAGDPAVIGRLMDSIDENNDGELTFLEFWQLIGRLANQHGGFIQ